A genomic stretch from Algoriphagus halophilus includes:
- a CDS encoding sulfatase family protein, with amino-acid sequence MMRLSLLIFGLILSFALQAKTITLDSLSKEQSKKPNVIFILADQWRAQELGYAGSENVITPNLDALAEESLVFHNAVSVSPVCTPWRASFMTGQYPLTNGIFYNDKPLPTEALTAGKIYKEEGYHTGYIGKWHLNGHPRGADSFASRDLPVPKERRQGFDYWKVREVTHNYNNSFYFDENNEKHFWEGYDVFPQTDSAISFINKNTDHPFFLMLSYGPPHDPYFSAPEEFKKLYHEDQIKLRPNVPEELQDSARHVLAGYYAHCTALDKAIGDLLSALDEAGLKDNTILVFSSEHGDMLLSKGVLKKQRPWDESIKVPLLIRYPDRYGNSRKDIYDPINTPDLLPTLLGMSKIEIPNTMEGTNFSKQLKMEKDLGNEAALVMLPVPFHEWKFMNGGREYRGIRTRRYTYVKDLLGPWLLYDNEKDPYQMNNLVGKEEFRQLQEELEQILQAKLTKTNDAFLPADRYMEMWNYLYDHPGGRSDSTRLENYLQINRND; translated from the coding sequence ATGATGCGTCTATCTCTTCTTATTTTTGGATTGATTTTATCCTTTGCCTTACAGGCTAAAACCATCACGCTAGACTCCCTGTCAAAAGAACAGTCTAAGAAACCCAATGTGATATTTATTTTGGCAGATCAATGGAGGGCTCAGGAATTAGGATATGCAGGAAGTGAAAATGTGATCACTCCTAATTTGGATGCTTTAGCCGAAGAGAGCTTGGTATTTCACAATGCAGTTTCCGTCAGTCCGGTGTGTACTCCCTGGAGAGCCAGTTTCATGACAGGGCAATATCCTTTGACCAATGGGATTTTTTACAATGATAAGCCCTTGCCTACGGAAGCATTAACTGCCGGGAAAATATACAAAGAGGAGGGGTATCATACAGGCTATATAGGTAAATGGCATTTGAATGGGCATCCAAGAGGAGCAGATTCATTTGCTTCCAGAGATTTGCCAGTTCCAAAAGAAAGAAGACAAGGATTTGATTATTGGAAAGTCAGAGAAGTGACCCACAATTATAACAACAGTTTTTATTTTGATGAAAACAATGAAAAGCACTTCTGGGAAGGATATGATGTGTTTCCCCAAACGGATAGTGCCATCAGTTTCATAAATAAGAATACGGATCATCCATTTTTCCTCATGTTGTCCTATGGTCCGCCTCATGACCCTTATTTCTCTGCTCCCGAAGAGTTTAAGAAATTGTATCATGAAGATCAGATTAAACTAAGACCAAACGTGCCGGAGGAGTTGCAGGATAGTGCCAGGCATGTTTTGGCGGGATATTATGCCCATTGCACCGCGTTAGATAAAGCCATAGGGGATTTGCTTTCCGCTCTGGATGAGGCAGGACTTAAGGATAATACCATTTTGGTTTTTTCTTCTGAGCATGGAGATATGTTGCTTTCCAAAGGGGTACTGAAAAAACAACGTCCTTGGGATGAGTCTATTAAAGTTCCATTGCTGATACGATATCCGGATAGGTATGGAAATTCCCGAAAGGATATCTATGACCCGATCAATACTCCGGATTTGTTGCCTACCCTGTTGGGGATGAGCAAAATTGAAATTCCGAATACCATGGAAGGAACCAATTTCTCTAAGCAACTGAAAATGGAAAAGGATTTAGGAAATGAAGCGGCGTTGGTCATGTTGCCCGTACCGTTTCACGAATGGAAATTCATGAATGGTGGCCGGGAATACCGAGGAATTAGAACCAGAAGATATACCTATGTCAAAGACCTTTTGGGGCCTTGGTTACTTTATGATAATGAAAAAGACCCTTATCAAATGAATAATTTGGTAGGGAAGGAGGAATTCAGACAGCTGCAGGAGGAATTAGAGCAAATCTTACAGGCAAAACTAACCAAAACAAATGATGCGTTTTTGCCTGCTGACCGATACATGGAAATGTGGAACTATCTCTATGATCACCCAGGAGGCAGAAGTGATAGCACACGTTTGGAGAATTATTTACAAATCAATAGAAACGATTAA
- a CDS encoding c-type cytochrome: MNLKRWILAAMSVACINTTFAQESPKEEDYFKITRVPAPEGLLLEVGGLTMLPNGNLGVSTRRGDVFVVENPTSSRPYFRKFASGLHEALGLHYEDGAFYAVQRGELTKMVDTNGDDQADVYETVAAWPLSAHYHEYSFGPKVAADGSFIVTTNVAFGDQEWWRGESRVPYRGWTLKVHRDGTIEPYATGMRSPAGVNVLNGDVFYTENQGDYQGSGGLWHLEKGDFSGHPAGLRWSGLPNSPIAITSEEFDKVVDPQKVKDENGRYIKPENVVDDNFVTLYEAKKSLPAIKLPAVWFPYGVHGISTSEPILIPEGFYGPFAGQLLVGDQGQSKIMRVVLEKVKGEYQGASIDFRNGFQSGVLRMAFADDQSLFVGETNRGWGSAGDANEGLQRLVWNRELPFEMRTVKAKVDGFEIEFTKPVNKESAEDLSSYEVSSYTYKYHPVYGSPPVRNMEHEILGVEVSEDGMKVRIAVKDMKQYHVHKISLPGIREASDSHELIHPDAYYTLNNIPDGTKMVIKPKPVPVVEEKAAPKKETPAPAKVVAAAEAIPTEAEIKTLLAKNTCTACHAADKKVVGPAFKDVAERGYTPEQIVELIYNPKPENWPGYATPMAPMPQVKREDALKIARWINSLK; encoded by the coding sequence ATGAATTTAAAAAGATGGATCTTGGCCGCAATGAGTGTGGCGTGTATTAACACCACTTTTGCTCAGGAATCGCCAAAAGAAGAAGATTATTTTAAGATAACAAGAGTACCGGCACCAGAAGGTTTGCTTTTGGAAGTGGGTGGCTTGACCATGTTGCCAAATGGTAATTTAGGGGTATCTACCAGAAGAGGAGATGTATTTGTGGTAGAAAACCCTACTTCTTCCAGACCGTATTTCAGAAAATTTGCTTCAGGCTTACATGAAGCCCTGGGTTTACATTATGAGGATGGGGCATTCTACGCGGTTCAGCGTGGTGAGTTGACCAAAATGGTAGATACCAACGGGGATGATCAAGCGGATGTATACGAAACCGTAGCAGCCTGGCCTTTATCAGCCCATTACCACGAATATAGCTTTGGGCCAAAAGTGGCTGCTGATGGTTCTTTTATAGTCACTACGAATGTGGCTTTTGGAGATCAGGAATGGTGGAGAGGTGAAAGCCGAGTTCCATACCGTGGCTGGACTTTGAAAGTTCATAGAGATGGAACTATCGAACCATATGCTACAGGAATGAGATCTCCTGCAGGTGTAAACGTCTTGAATGGGGATGTGTTCTATACTGAAAATCAAGGTGATTACCAGGGGTCTGGGGGCTTGTGGCATTTGGAGAAAGGTGATTTCTCAGGACACCCAGCAGGTTTAAGATGGTCTGGGTTGCCAAATTCTCCTATAGCTATTACTTCTGAAGAATTTGATAAAGTAGTGGATCCTCAAAAAGTGAAGGATGAAAATGGAAGATATATCAAGCCTGAAAATGTGGTGGATGATAACTTTGTGACCTTATACGAAGCAAAGAAGTCCTTGCCGGCAATCAAGCTTCCAGCGGTGTGGTTCCCTTATGGAGTTCATGGAATTTCCACTTCAGAACCAATTCTTATACCTGAGGGCTTCTATGGTCCATTTGCAGGTCAATTACTGGTAGGTGATCAAGGCCAAAGTAAGATCATGAGGGTAGTGCTGGAGAAAGTAAAAGGAGAGTACCAAGGTGCTTCCATTGATTTTAGAAATGGATTCCAGTCTGGAGTTTTAAGAATGGCTTTTGCAGATGATCAGTCCTTATTCGTGGGTGAGACCAACAGAGGATGGGGTTCAGCCGGAGATGCCAATGAAGGGTTGCAGCGATTGGTATGGAATAGAGAACTTCCTTTTGAAATGAGAACAGTCAAAGCAAAAGTCGATGGCTTTGAAATCGAATTTACCAAACCGGTAAATAAGGAGTCTGCTGAAGATTTAAGTTCTTATGAAGTAAGCAGCTATACCTATAAATACCATCCAGTTTACGGAAGTCCTCCAGTAAGAAACATGGAGCATGAGATCTTGGGTGTTGAAGTGTCTGAAGATGGAATGAAAGTGAGAATTGCGGTAAAGGATATGAAGCAATATCACGTTCATAAAATCAGTTTGCCAGGCATAAGAGAAGCAAGTGATTCGCATGAATTGATTCACCCAGATGCTTATTATACCTTAAATAATATTCCGGATGGCACTAAAATGGTCATCAAGCCTAAGCCTGTTCCAGTGGTAGAAGAGAAGGCAGCTCCAAAAAAAGAAACTCCAGCTCCTGCTAAAGTAGTGGCTGCAGCAGAAGCGATTCCTACTGAAGCTGAAATCAAGACATTATTGGCAAAAAATACCTGTACCGCTTGTCATGCTGCAGATAAAAAAGTAGTAGGTCCTGCTTTTAAAGATGTGGCAGAAAGAGGGTATACCCCAGAGCAAATCGTTGAATTAATCTATAATCCAAAACCTGAAAACTGGCCTGGATATGCAACTCCAATGGCTCCAATGCCTCAGGTGAAGAGAGAAGATGCATTGAAGATTGCGAGATGGATTAATTCCTTAAAATAA
- a CDS encoding FAD-dependent oxidoreductase, which produces MMSRNFILFLLIVVFFACTEGRKEKVSSTIYAADVIIYGGTSAAITAAVQVKKMGKSVMVVSPDQHLGGLSAGGLGYTDTGNKSVIGGLARDFYSRVYAHYQQDSAWKWQAREEYGNKGQGTPAIDGDARTMWIFEPHVAEQIFEDYVNEFQIQVYRNEWLDRNQGVVLDAGEIKSLRTLTGKIFEGQVFIDATYEGDLMAASGVSYHIGRESNEVYDETWNGVQAGVYQHGHYFKDSISAYQVPGDPSSGLLPELSNTPPGENGQGDSKLQAYNYRMCLSRHPENRVAFEMPENYNPARYELLARVYESGWDETFQKYDPIPNLKTDTNNHGPFSTDYIGKNYNYPEASYEERKAILKDHIDYQKGLMYFLANDPSVPDEVRNEMAQWGLAKDEFQDNGNWPHQIYVREARRMVGDYVMTEHEVLGNREVPNPIGMGSYSLDSHNVQRFVTPGGYVQNEGDIGVHPKQPYSISYGTLVPRKSECTNLLVPVCVSSSHTAFGSIRMEPVFMILGQSAAAAAALAINTDLPVQDIDYQELREILLNEKQILELEGKL; this is translated from the coding sequence ATGATGTCTCGAAACTTCATTCTATTCCTTTTGATTGTTGTTTTTTTCGCCTGTACTGAAGGGCGAAAGGAAAAGGTCTCTTCTACTATATATGCTGCTGATGTCATTATTTATGGAGGAACCTCTGCAGCGATAACAGCTGCTGTACAGGTTAAGAAAATGGGTAAATCGGTAATGGTGGTTTCTCCTGATCAGCATTTGGGAGGGTTGTCTGCAGGAGGGCTTGGTTATACAGATACCGGTAATAAATCCGTGATTGGTGGATTGGCCCGAGATTTTTATAGTAGGGTTTATGCACATTACCAGCAAGATTCAGCTTGGAAATGGCAAGCGCGAGAGGAGTATGGGAATAAAGGGCAGGGAACCCCAGCGATTGATGGAGATGCGAGAACGATGTGGATTTTTGAACCCCATGTGGCCGAACAGATTTTTGAAGACTATGTCAACGAATTTCAAATTCAAGTATATAGAAATGAATGGCTTGATCGAAATCAGGGAGTGGTTTTGGATGCAGGGGAAATTAAGTCCCTAAGAACCCTTACAGGAAAAATCTTTGAAGGGCAGGTTTTTATTGATGCAACATACGAAGGCGATTTAATGGCTGCCTCAGGAGTTTCGTATCATATCGGGAGGGAATCCAATGAAGTTTATGATGAAACCTGGAATGGAGTGCAAGCAGGAGTCTATCAGCATGGGCATTACTTCAAAGATTCAATTAGTGCTTATCAAGTGCCCGGTGATCCATCAAGCGGGTTGTTGCCGGAACTATCAAATACTCCACCGGGTGAAAATGGACAAGGTGATTCCAAATTACAGGCATATAATTATAGAATGTGTTTAAGCCGTCATCCGGAAAACCGAGTAGCATTTGAAATGCCTGAAAATTACAACCCCGCTCGATATGAATTATTGGCGAGAGTTTATGAATCAGGTTGGGATGAGACCTTTCAGAAGTATGATCCTATTCCCAATTTAAAAACTGATACCAATAATCATGGTCCTTTCAGTACGGATTACATCGGTAAAAATTATAACTATCCTGAAGCAAGTTATGAGGAGCGAAAGGCTATTTTAAAAGATCATATAGATTACCAAAAAGGATTGATGTATTTCCTGGCGAATGATCCCAGTGTCCCAGATGAGGTGCGAAATGAAATGGCACAATGGGGATTAGCCAAGGACGAATTTCAGGATAATGGAAATTGGCCGCATCAGATTTATGTGCGTGAGGCTAGAAGGATGGTAGGAGATTATGTAATGACCGAACATGAAGTTTTAGGAAACAGAGAGGTGCCTAATCCAATTGGAATGGGTTCTTATTCACTGGATTCCCATAATGTTCAAAGGTTTGTGACCCCAGGGGGATATGTTCAGAATGAAGGAGATATTGGCGTTCACCCTAAGCAGCCCTATAGCATTTCATACGGTACCCTGGTGCCTCGAAAATCAGAGTGCACCAATTTGTTGGTGCCTGTTTGTGTTTCTAGTTCCCATACAGCTTTTGGGTCCATCCGAATGGAGCCTGTATTTATGATATTAGGACAATCAGCTGCTGCAGCCGCCGCTTTGGCCATAAACACAGATCTCCCTGTTCAAGATATTGATTATCAAGAGCTCCGAGAGATTCTGTTAAATGAGAAGCAGATACTGGAATTGGAAGGAAAGTTGTAA